The genomic region GCAGCGAGTGGCAGATCTTCTACCGGATCGTGCTGCCGCTGCTGAAGCCGATCCTCGCCACCCTCGGTGTCTTCGTCTTCCTCTGGCACTGGAACGACTTCCTGTGGCCGCTGGTCATCGGCCAGTCCACCGACATGCGCACGCTCACCGTCGGGATCGCCTCGCTCCAGCAGCAGAACGTGCCGCTGAACGTGGTGCTCTCCGGCTCCGTCATCGCGTTCGTGCCCATCTTCGCCGCGTACATGGTGGGTCAGCGCTACTTCACCGAGGGCGTCACCGCGTCCGGAATCAAGGGATAGCCACGCATGTTCACCGATGAGGCCGCTCTGGAAGAGCGGCTCGCCACCCCCTCCCCCGCGCTCGTCGCCGACCTCGCCCGCCTCGAAGGCGACCTGCTGGTGCTCGGCGCCGGCGGCAAGATGGGCCCCAGCCTGTGCCGGCTGGCCCGCCGGGCGCTGGACGCCGGGGGCCGCTCCGACGTCACGGTGTACGCCGTGTCCCGCTGGTCGGACAAGGCCGCCGCCGCGGAGCTGGAGGCCGACGGGGTCCGTACGGTCGCCTTCGACCTGATGGATCCGGCCGCCGATCTCGGCGCACTCCCCGACGCCGGGAACGTGATCTTCATGGTCGGCGCCAAGTTCGGTTCGGCCGGGGCGCCTTCGCACGCCTGGGCGGTCAACGCCGCCATGCCGGACCGGGTGGCGCGCCGCTGGTCCACCTCGCGGATCGCCGCGTTCTCCACCGGCAACGTGTACCCGCTGGTGCCCCTGTCGTCCGGCGGCTGCACCGAGTCCGATCCGGTCGGCCCGGTCGGTGAGTACGCGATGTCCTGCCTCGGCCGCGAGCGGATCTTCGACCACGCCGCACTGACCCGTGGCACCAAGGTCACCAACATCAGGCTCAATTACGCGGTCGACCTCCGCTACGGCGTGCTCGCGGACATCGCATCCCGCGTACAGTCGGGCGAGCCCGTCGACCTGACGACCGGTCACGCCAACGTGGTGTGGCAGGGGTACGCCAACGAGGTCGCCCTCCGTTCGCTGCTGCACGCCACGGACGGCGAGGCCTTCACCCTCAACCTCACCGGCCCCGAGACCGCTTCGGTGCGCCGCCTCGCCCAGTGGTTCGGCGAGGAGTTCGACCGGGAGCCGGTGTACATCGGGGCGGAGTCGCCGACCGCGCTGCTCTCCGACGCGAGCCGCTGCCATGCGCTCTTCGGTTATCCGGAGGTCGCACTGCGCACTCTCGTCGAGTGGCAGGCCGACTGGCTGCGCCGCGGGCTGCCGCTGTCCGGCAAGCCCACCAAGTTCCAGGTCCGTGACGGAAGGTTCTGATCCACTCCATGTCCACTCCCTCCTTGGACGCCCTCGCCCACGGTGCGGTGATCCCCGCCCATCCACTCGCACTGGACGCGAGCCGCAAGCTCGACGAGCGGCGGCAGCGCGCCCTGACCCGCTACTACCTGGCCTCCGGCGCGGGCGGCGCCGCTGTCGCCGTGCACACCACCCAGTTCGAGATCCGGGAGCCCCAGGTCGGTCTCTTCCGGCCGGTACTGGAACTCGCTGCCGAGACGATCCGGGCCGAGGCCGGGCGTCCCTTCATCAAGATCGCGGGCGCCTGCGGCTACACCGCCCAGGCGGTCTCCGAGGCCGAGACGGCCGCCGAACTCGGCTATGACGCGGTGCTGTTGAGCCCCGCGGTGCCGGGCGCCGACGAGAAGGGGCTGCTGGAGCGGGCCCGCGCGGTCGGCGAGGTGCTGCCGGTGATCGGCTTCTACCTCCAGGAGGCGGTCGGCGGGCGCTATCTGTCGCCGCGCTTCTGGGCGGCCTTCACCGATCTGCCGTCCACCGTGGCCGTGAAGATCGCCCCCTTCGACCGCTACCGCACCGCCGACGCGGTACGGGCCGTCGCGGGCGCCGACCGCGCGGGCGAGGTGGCCCTGTACACCGGCAACGACGACGGCATCATCGGCGATCTGCTGACCCCCTACGAGACGGCGGGCGGCGAGCGCCGCTGGTTCGCGGGCGGGCTGCTCGGCCAGTGGGCGGTGTGGACCGGCTCGGCGGTGTCCCTCCTCGACGACGTACGGGCGGCCCGCGCCGGGGACCACGAGGCGATGCTGCGCTGCCTGGCCCGCGGCCCGGAGCTGACCGACGCCAACAGCGCGGTCTTCGATGTGCGCGGCGCGTTCCGCGGCTGCATCGCCGGTGTCCACGAAGTACTCCGGCGTCAGGGGCTGTTGGAGGGGACCTGGTGTCTGGACCCGGCCGAGACCCTCTCTCCGGGGCAGGCGGACGAGATCACCCGGGTGGCCGCCGCCTACCCCTGGCTGACCGATGACGCCTTCGTTGCGGAGCACCTCGATGACTGGCTCTCCTGACCGCCCCCGGGTGGTGGTCGCCGTACCTCCCGGGCTGCGCGCGCAGTTCTTCTCGGCCGAGGTGTGGCAGGACCTGGAGCGGGCCGCGGAGCTGACGGTGCTCGACGCGCACCGCGACCGGGCGGCGCTCGCCGCCGCGCTGCCCGGCGCCCGTGCGCTGGTCACCGCCTGGGGAACGCCGCGGATCGACAGTGAACTCCTCGATGCGGCCGACCGGTTGGCGCTCGTCTCGCACACCGGATCCGCCGTCGCGCCCTACGTCACCGCCGAGGTGTTCCGGCGCGGTATCCGGGTCAGCCAGGCCGGTGACGAGATGGCGCGGCCGGTCGCCGAGGTGGCGCTGGCCTTCACACTGTCGCTGCTGTACCGCATCCAGCGCTTCGACCGGGCACTGCGCACCGGCGCCCCGTGGCAGGAGGCGAGCCAGGCCCCGCCGCGCCACGAGATCCACGGCAGTGACATCGGAGTGATCGGCGCGTCCCGGACGGGCCGGGCGTACATCGCGCTCGTCCGGGCCATGGGGGCACGGGTGAGCGTCACCGACCCCTTCCTGACCGACGCCGACGCTGCGGCGCTCGGGGTGGAGTCCGTACCGCTGGAGACCCTGCTGTCACGGAGCAGGGTCGTCGCCGTCCACGCCCCGGTGACCGACGAGACCCACCGGATGCTCGGCCCGGAGCAGCTGGCGCTGATGCCCGACGGTGCGGGTCTGGTGAACACCGCCAGGTCCTGGCTGGTCGACGAGGACGCGCTGCTCGCCGAGCTGGCGTCGGGGCGGCTGGACGCGGCGATCGATGTGTTCGACGCCGAGCCGCTACCGGTGGACCATCCCTTCCGCGCGCTGCCGAACGTCCTGCTGACCCCGCACCAGGCGGCGGGCAGTGTGGAGTGCCGGCTGCGGCTCGGTGCCAGTGCGGTCGGCGAGGTGCTGCGTCTGCTGGCCGGTCAGCCGCTGGTCCACGCGGTGGGCGCCGATGCGCTCAGCCGGCTGCACTGACCGGCGCCCCAACCCCCTCACCCTTCAGGAGAGTTCCCCCTCATGCGTCTGATGCGCATCGGCGAGCCGGGCCACGAACGCCCCGTTCTCGCCTCCCCCGAAGGCCGTCACCACGACCTGTCGTCGGTCACCGCCGACATCGATGGCGCCTTCCTCGCCGCGCTCGCCGACGACCCCGGTCTCGTACCGGAGCCGGAGCGGCTGCCGGAGACCGACATCACCGGTCACCGGATCGGCCCGCCCGTGGCCCGCCCGTCCGCGCTGCTCTGCATCGGCCAGAACTACGCGGCCCACGCGGCGGAGTCGGGCGCGGCCCCGCCCGAGCAGCCGATCCTCTTCTACAAGTCGCCGAACACGATCGTGGGCCCGTACGACGACGTACTCATCCCACGCGGCGCGAAGAAGACCGACTGGGAGGTCGAGCTGGCCGTCGTCATCGGCCGCCGCGCCTCCTACCTCGACTCGCCCGCCGATGCCGCCGCCCACATCGCGGGCTACGCCGTCAGCAACGACGTGTCGGAACGCGCCTTCCAGCTGGAGGAGTCCGGCGGCCAGTGGTCGAAGGGCAAGAGCTGCGCGACCTTCAACCCGCTCGGCCCGGTGCTGGTGACCGCCGACGAGGCCGGTGACCCGCAGGGGATGCGGCTGCGTTCGTACGTCAACGGCGAGCCGCGGCAGGATTCGGGCACCGCGGACATGATCTTCGGCGTGGCGCATCTGGTGCACCATCTGTCGCAGTACCTGGTGCTGGAGCCCGGCGACATCATCAACACCGGTACGCCGCAGGGCGTGGCGTTGTCCGGGCGCTTCCCCTACCTCGGCGACGGTGACGTGATGGAGCTGGAGATCTCCGGCCTGGGCGGCCAGCGCAGCGTCTGCCGCCCCGCGTAGCAGGCCGTCCCACGCAACAGGCAGCCACAGCAAGGGCGTTCAGTCCTCCGGCAGTTCGACCGGCGCGATCTCCTCGTACAGGTCCCCGGGTCCGGGGTTGGTCGCGTCGGTCGTCCCGCCGAGGTGGTGCATGACACCCCAGACGGCGTTGAGCGCGGTCTGGACGGCGCCTTCGGCCCAGCCCGCC from Streptomyces sp. NBC_01267 harbors:
- a CDS encoding NAD-dependent epimerase/dehydratase family protein, with the protein product MFTDEAALEERLATPSPALVADLARLEGDLLVLGAGGKMGPSLCRLARRALDAGGRSDVTVYAVSRWSDKAAAAELEADGVRTVAFDLMDPAADLGALPDAGNVIFMVGAKFGSAGAPSHAWAVNAAMPDRVARRWSTSRIAAFSTGNVYPLVPLSSGGCTESDPVGPVGEYAMSCLGRERIFDHAALTRGTKVTNIRLNYAVDLRYGVLADIASRVQSGEPVDLTTGHANVVWQGYANEVALRSLLHATDGEAFTLNLTGPETASVRRLAQWFGEEFDREPVYIGAESPTALLSDASRCHALFGYPEVALRTLVEWQADWLRRGLPLSGKPTKFQVRDGRF
- a CDS encoding dihydrodipicolinate synthase family protein codes for the protein MSTPSLDALAHGAVIPAHPLALDASRKLDERRQRALTRYYLASGAGGAAVAVHTTQFEIREPQVGLFRPVLELAAETIRAEAGRPFIKIAGACGYTAQAVSEAETAAELGYDAVLLSPAVPGADEKGLLERARAVGEVLPVIGFYLQEAVGGRYLSPRFWAAFTDLPSTVAVKIAPFDRYRTADAVRAVAGADRAGEVALYTGNDDGIIGDLLTPYETAGGERRWFAGGLLGQWAVWTGSAVSLLDDVRAARAGDHEAMLRCLARGPELTDANSAVFDVRGAFRGCIAGVHEVLRRQGLLEGTWCLDPAETLSPGQADEITRVAAAYPWLTDDAFVAEHLDDWLS
- a CDS encoding hydroxyacid dehydrogenase: MTGSPDRPRVVVAVPPGLRAQFFSAEVWQDLERAAELTVLDAHRDRAALAAALPGARALVTAWGTPRIDSELLDAADRLALVSHTGSAVAPYVTAEVFRRGIRVSQAGDEMARPVAEVALAFTLSLLYRIQRFDRALRTGAPWQEASQAPPRHEIHGSDIGVIGASRTGRAYIALVRAMGARVSVTDPFLTDADAAALGVESVPLETLLSRSRVVAVHAPVTDETHRMLGPEQLALMPDGAGLVNTARSWLVDEDALLAELASGRLDAAIDVFDAEPLPVDHPFRALPNVLLTPHQAAGSVECRLRLGASAVGEVLRLLAGQPLVHAVGADALSRLH
- a CDS encoding fumarylacetoacetate hydrolase family protein, which encodes MRLMRIGEPGHERPVLASPEGRHHDLSSVTADIDGAFLAALADDPGLVPEPERLPETDITGHRIGPPVARPSALLCIGQNYAAHAAESGAAPPEQPILFYKSPNTIVGPYDDVLIPRGAKKTDWEVELAVVIGRRASYLDSPADAAAHIAGYAVSNDVSERAFQLEESGGQWSKGKSCATFNPLGPVLVTADEAGDPQGMRLRSYVNGEPRQDSGTADMIFGVAHLVHHLSQYLVLEPGDIINTGTPQGVALSGRFPYLGDGDVMELEISGLGGQRSVCRPA